One window of the Saccopteryx bilineata isolate mSacBil1 chromosome 2, mSacBil1_pri_phased_curated, whole genome shotgun sequence genome contains the following:
- the CLEC20A gene encoding putative C-type lectin domain family 20 member A, translated as MLAPELLVSLCTAAMQLVSAGKTYSRVEEELSWPDALHYCRKYHTDLADLQSMNSVTGVRNLYALTSSTEAWIGLFFDVHTGGLRWSSGSAFTAPVWSPLPVFEEGICATLSSVSILLSLGAASCTAQKPFICYHDPAQGHSDIVEPTLGLTTSPEPAMVHISRRIYKRFDQRKTWLAALLYCRTYHTDLADLQVVTDEADKEALKSITNETEAWIGLYFNVDSESMSWSSGLGASIPAWLQVPKFGAGLCAGLRTYVHYTPRVYAVVCSFLQPFICFYDPSIGHRKAAALPRLVHTPSSEVTVRVTPRPAAPSKGSGTDLVRDTATATQAQHVRPSNHPRFQEKAPEPESGQLFGILRADFTVPALVDPEDMKDQFLSEIQEVLKLTLGCEQFRLKWVGFEVHKEELTSHL; from the exons ATGCTGGCCCCGGAGCTGCTGGTCTCCCTCTGCACGGCAG CCATGCAGCTGGTGAGCGCCGGCAAGACCTACTcgagggtggaggaggagctgAGCTGGCCAGATGCCCTGCACTACTGCCGGAAGTACCACACCGACCTGGCCGACCTGCAGAGCATGAACAGCGTGACCGGTGTGCGGAACCTCTACGCCCTCACCAGCAGCACCGAGGCGTGGATCGGTCTCTTCTTCGACGTGCACACTGGTGGCCTGCGCTGGTCCAGTGGTTCCGCCTTCACCGCTCCAGTGTGGAGCCCACTGCCCGTCTTTGAGGAGGGCATCTGTGCCACGCTGTCCTCCGTGTCCATTCTCCTCAGCCTGGGGGCTGCCTCGTGCACAGCCCAGAAGCCCTTCATCTGCTACCATG ACCCTGCCCAGGGGCACAGCGACATCGTGGAGCCCACTCTGGGCCTGACCACCTCTCCAGAGCCAG CTATGGTCCATATCAGCAGACGGATCTACAAGCGATTTGACCAAAGAAAGACGTGGCTGGCGGCCCTGCTGTACTGCCGCACCTATCACACGGACCTGGCCGACCTGCAGGTGGTGACTGATGAGGCAGACAAGGAGGCCCTGAAGTCCATcaccaatgagactgaggcctgGATCGGCCTCTACTTCAACGTGGACTCGGAGTCGATGAGCTGGTCCAGTGGCCTGGGTGCCAGCATCCCGGCCTGGCTTCAGGTGCCGAAGTTCGGGGCGGGGCTGTGCGCGGGGCTCCGCACCTACGTGCACTACACCCCCAGAGTTTACGCTGTGGTCTGCTCTTTCCTGCAACCCTTCATCTGCTTCTATG ACCCCTCTATTGGGCACCGGAAGGCGGCAGCGCTCCCCCGGCTTGTCCACACTCCTTCCTCAGAAGTGACTGTGAGGGTGACGCCCAGGCCAG ctgcgCCCAGCAAAGGAAGTGGCACTGATTTAGTGAGAGATACAGCTACTGCCACTCAGGCCCAACATGTGAGGCCATCTAACCACCCGCGGTTCCAGGAGAAAGCTCCAGAACCAGAGTCAG GGCAGCTCTTTGGAATCCTGAGAGCAGATTTCACCGTCCCAGCTCTGGTGGACCCAGAAGATATGAAAGACCAGTTTTTGAGTGAG ATCCAAGAAGTCTTAAAGCTAACTTTAGGTTGTGAGCAGTTTAGATTGAAATGGGTCGGCTTCGAAGTACACAAAGAAGAGCTCACTTCTCATCTGTAG